In a single window of the Papaver somniferum cultivar HN1 chromosome 8, ASM357369v1, whole genome shotgun sequence genome:
- the LOC113302276 gene encoding DNA polymerase epsilon catalytic subunit B-like — translation MAMVFVQLYTSGGGDDHFYTGAKIIQNARVLVEKIGRPLELDTGGIWCALPGSFPGELYLQNKTKDLKKKLTISYPCVMLNVDVARNNKNDQYQTLEDPINKTYTTQSECSIEFEVDGPYKAMILPASKEEVILIKKRYAVFNDDRTIAELKGFEIKRRGELKLIKVFQVCIVSSAVSLVLCVHFCTQFVSYSYFSFSNIFNIRQSLHCLSIMINYSSMYISDAQMFMTSFASVM, via the exons ATG GCAATGGTTTTTGTACAGTTGTATACCAGCGGTGGAGGAG ATGATCATTTTTACACCGGAGCAAAAATCATCCAGAATGCTCGTGTATTAGTTGAAAAAATTGGGAGACCATTGGAGTTGGATACAGGTGGTATCTGGTGTGCACTTCCTGGGTCTTTTCCGGGAGAACTTTaccttcaaaacaaaacaaa AGACTTGAAGAAAAAGTTGACAATCTCGTATCCTTGTGTCATGCTTAATGTCGATGTCgcaagaaacaacaaaaatgatCAATACCAG ACACTCGAAGATCCTATTAATAAGACATATACTACACAAAGCGAATGCTCTATTGAATTTGAAGTGGATGGTCCTTATAAG GCGATGATCCTACCAGCTTCAAAGGAAGAGGTGATATTAATTAAGAAGCGGTATGCTGTTTTTAATGATGACAGAACCATTGCGGAGCTTAAAGGTTTTGAAATCAAGCGCAGAGGTGAGCTTAAGCTCATCAAAGTCTTCCAGGTTTGCATTGTTTCTTCTGCGGTTTCCTTGGTTTTGTGTGTTCATTTTTGTACTCAGTTTGTATCttattcttatttttccttctcCAACATTTTCAATATCCGTCAGTCCCTGCACTGTCTATCAATCATGATAAACTATTCGTCTATGTACATATCTGATGCCCAAATGTTCATGACATCATTTGCTTCTGTCATGTGA